gttcttgaggctagtccggatacatgtggttggccctggcagggaggttggcgtcatatctgataggcatcagggcatacttaatgccgtgcgagagcagttagaggggtatgcacctttgcaccatcgttggtgtactcgacaccttgccgagaatctcctACGGAAGGACAgtgtcaagaaaaactttgatctgttgcaggaggctgctcgacagcttgaggacaagtactttagggaaaagttggagcaggtcagaaccgcatcaaatgcagaaggtagacaatggctcacaggtttgatgagggatttggagaaatggacgagagctcatgacgacggtggctggaggtacgagtttcagtgcaagcaacatggtagagtcattcaataagttgctattggggatacgtggtatgcccgtgaatgcaattgttcaattcaccttctataagcttgttgcctagttcaacgatagacacgcccatgcattgcagttgagtagtgatggagagatatgggctccgaaaccaaaggcacacctagagaaggcaagagaaagggctggcacacatgaggttgcatgctttgaccacgccacagggacttatcaggtcgagcataggggcggtacaactgtccgacggcgaggtccgagagtcgaggatacatgtggttgtcctccaagatttcaagtgcacttgtggtaaaccaaggcaataccactttgtatgttcgcatttggtggcagcagctaggcatcgcaactataatatcgagaggaggatacctcacgagttcagtgtcaacacgcttgtgaacacatggagccctcgcttcgtgcctttccgggaccctggagagtggcctccttatgatgggccgaagtacattgcggatccagcttaccattggaacaagcgtggatcaaggcagaggacgaggcataggatggttatggatcagatacccagaagaactaggcatgggagaggaactccatttgttactgatcccgagcagtacgagtgcggcaagtgcggtagacttggccacaactcacgaagttgccattggcagattagtgaggtaggactattggtttatagtattattttatattttgtcgtatcatatatttaattatgcatgtctcaatttatgcttgtatttgtgtcaattatgtatacatttataagttcatgtttcattgtacattgcaattctaattcattcactttttttgtaggatggagcaattccacctgctcgacccgacgtacgaggagacccacagaggacgtctcgttgcgctggggcaggtaataatctataagttttattcgtacatgtgttcgtgaagtaacatgtgactatgttatattcgatgcaggaccttccgcaccttcgttctaggacccacagtgggttcttggacattcggtacgacgataggtacactcctttcctgcaaagagctggcctggatgtcatctcctttcaggttcgtcgtgggttgcccaagttcaactcagcggcgataactgcgttggtagacaggtattaaagtgaatcattgcctccattcatggccatttgttaatgcgattgactttttgacaagtaatcttccttggtcttaaatataggtggcggccggagactcacagcttccacctacctttcggggagatgacagtctcgcttcaggactgtcagaagatgctaggcctaaggattcatgggaacccagtcaccagggcagtgcaggtcagagggatggagagcacgagtggaggccttccttgggcgtgagcttggcgagcaaggggctcgcacttctggagttcccatctcatggctacgtacagagttcgcacagtgccccgaggaggcagatgaggagacggttgtGTACTACTtgccgggcgtggatcctacacctttttgcttgcgttctctttcTCGACGCGACGGGTGACaatgcgtcctggatgtggatccactgcctcagtaactgggaccaggcgggtcagtacagctggggctctgcagtcttgtgttttctataccggcagctgtgcgaggggtgtcgtcggtctacggcgaacccgtcacttggtggatgcgtgtacctgttacagctgtggatgtgggctcgttttccagttggtcgtccagaggtactggctcgtcgtgagtggttccaaggtcagcctccaagtcgccagccgacgtgggcgtacctttgggaccaggtcagggtttcgcacacgaggatagaccgggcgtacattcagtacacgaacgagctagattcgctgacggcgtctagtgtaagtaaattttattttccatgcacctattaaaaggattagtataccatctaacatcttatttgaacATGATGCAGGTAgagtgggagccgtatggtggagaggacgcactacTTTTTCAGCTGAGCACCGTATGtggggccgacgactacttctataggatgaggtgccctctaatctgcttctatgctatcgagtaccacctgccagatagggttgcacgccaatttggagtgagacagctttggcctatgcctctgttctcgactggcgttgacttacacaagtaagtgttttgatatttcaaatgagtcatgatgatggtccatttcttataatatggtgccacgtacgtggattaatgtaacgatgacatacgtgcaggttggatcgtcagaggaacaagaagatttttgactgggagaggcaccaccagtcctacattgaggaatgggaggagatgcacgacaacctggacgacaacaacgagccgcacacgaaccgtgagttcaggcggtaccaagcttggtaccagcgttcgacaaggtgcaggctcagactacagtggaccgaagctgactacgccgacatcgagtcctccgacgatgaggacACGACTGTACGACCGgtccactcgtgcaggaaggcaggtggaggcaggaccgatcttggacagagtggtaagccaatcgacttattttgttacgtttagttacataacaatacattaggtgttcttggaccgacgttaggagttatctattgtagttattgcaaccttcgcgctgtataacccttgtaataagttacattcttgtacaaaagaaaacaaaactaataTAACCTGTATACATTAGtgttcagaagtcttattattgaaaacattgttgcagggcaatacactgagaagctcagttgaagagatcgagcgcgttcggcctagagtcaatgatgactacatacttggcttcctagatgtaagattacaaatattctttcaaacaaatcattaatacgttatattctttcacttaacattgttttgtacaacagaggctgtcacgtcgtctacgccgtgcggctggtcgttgtggttgcaggacaaacacgacgcatgacgtgtacgatccttccgtaggaagaggagccttgggttcctctagtcaagcagctacaggggacgaggaggaggacgaggaggccgacgacgacgatgacatggacaagaggcacgatgagcttgggccctctcagctccatgatgctccatcgactcatcctacaccgcctctaggcactaggcgacgccgtccccgtgacccttacactccaggcaccagcgctctgggtcacaagggtaggggcaagagtaggagacagtgagggacATGGTAGatgttactatgaactattgtatttacttatctttaattattcgggaccgtatggacattgtggactatttgtactttgcatgacatattatgttagttgtgatattcgttgtggttgcattatgcttgttggatgagtaaatgtttagaatatatattgatgtctctgtttgtaactgtggatgcttctaatacaagaccgtatcttgcgaattttttgcgtgaatctttaatcatactatacttgtacaaaggcacaaatgtagtacacagattaactataaatttattacgttTATAATCTAGGAATATTTGTACATACGCTATGTACAAGAATCTATGCATTTCAgagaatctatgcttttcagagaataaacatagacttttcagatacacggacatcatcgaattatcacatcactgatatagacctctcagctgcaaggacaacatgcaaggaagcacaactaaactctatctccaccatccatcttatgactgtttgatccaagggctgaggtaaagcggcacatggatcgctgacatggcacattgacaggcctccattcctcctctcgacctataaataaccactcactccctctcattcacacaaacaataaggaagaagaacactcctcagcatttgctttcgttgtagtaccaatgtctggagggtcgtccagagggagaggaaaggggaagaaaactacctgggggtgggagggtcctcttggtcccgatttctttgaggaagctctttatgagaggttcccagttgagagcaaaagtgatttcaccaaagaggcaccactgacaggatacgatgaaaggaaagaagagtggccaaaatgcatgcatggtgaggactgcctagtgcagatgttcaccgagggaatagatggaggtcgtcgtttcttcaaatgcccgcgagcatgggtaatttcttttactatttgtttcttcaatatgtttgtcttgtatatcacttacacgacatactttttgtagtcttccttgaccgaagaaaactgtgggttcagtaggtgggtcgatcctcgacctatttatccgcatgcggagtacatctactacctacaagaccgtatcttcgatctagaaagggaagttagcagcggttacaaggacgacgaacaggacgacaacaacaatggtgccgattcacaggaggcactctgcaatgatccatattgcacctgccctaaccacaagaaaaaggggtctcccccatcacccccgccaccaccaccaccaacaacgggaggctactatggagaaggtgcaacacaatttgctatgtggccacactactaggatgactttatgtttttcttgtggagaatcccaggtttaattatctaaggcatgttaggtttaattaccgaaggcatggtttaattacctaaggcatgttaggtttagtcaaagaaaactatgtacccaggttcggtacctgtagtcacatgccatttaatgtgtttcgtgtgttgatttctataatatcgtatgtcgttaactgttttttgcagcacgtgttcaaatggaaataagtctgtatcattaagcggaatattaagaccattgataatgaaaacaaccacataatgaaaagttcgatactatgtcacattacacaacatattaatagtataactaagtgccgacagtagacaaaggggcaaatgcacttccaaatcctcaatctgaaacgtactgagtaagcaactcatcatccgagtaccagtcctctactacaaccctgttgctgcggctaggctcaactgcgttgctctcacctgcctgtcgcttgtagtaagcggcctccgcttcgtcTACGGCcgctgtggcctgagtgaagaacgcgtcgtcatcctcctctacctgtaagcccacctctgctagagcgatgagctcgctcagtctgccagtgtcgtcgtcagcctcctgcgcctgaatgcccacctctgctagagagatgagctcactcagtctgcctgtgtcgtcctcagcctcatGCGCCTGTATGCCCACCTCTGCtaaagcaatgagctcactcagtctgccagtgtcgtcctcatcctcgtctccatcatcacacagcacaatcggtgattgaacggtgcgaccagctcgtgatctatgggcatctaacttcttctcctcatatcttgcacgagccacctctgcagcatgttccccgctgcaaccaatcccttgatgtataaaatgcaatcagttagcaactcgataatattacatttaaaaccaggcaacgaaaaaaggttttcaagcactcactggcacataatgtagcaacatgctcgtccaagacctgcatctgtactcttgtctcctcccttgcctcattccttgccctctcctcctctaacgtcgttcgcctctccaatccccatttgttaagcccaacatcgatcgggtt
This sequence is a window from Miscanthus floridulus cultivar M001 chromosome 10, ASM1932011v1, whole genome shotgun sequence. Protein-coding genes within it:
- the LOC136487338 gene encoding protein MAIN-LIKE 1-like; protein product: MEQFHLLDPTYEETHRGRLVALGQDLPHLRSRTHSGFLDIRYDDRYTPFLQRAGLDVISFQVRRGLPKFNSAAITALVDRWRPETHSFHLPFGEMTVSLQDCQKMLGLRIHGNPVEWEPYGGEDALLFQLSTVCGADDYFYRMR
- the LOC136487343 gene encoding uncharacterized protein, with product MCECGVKSNYGLVPSELGIGHYCGHMIEYDESTRKCSWECYDGQAKFLDELKKRQVIARKRGYGPDYVNLFVKHHKEKMCEFARQRGICNPIDVGLNKWGLERRTTLEEERARNEAREETRVQMQVLDEHVATLCARIGCSGEHAAEVARARYEEKKLDAHRSRAGRTVQSPIVLCDDGDEDEDDTGRLSELIALAEVGIQAHEAEDDTGRLSRGG